A genomic window from bacterium includes:
- the mazG gene encoding nucleoside triphosphate pyrophosphohydrolase, with the protein MSGHFEALLATIHTLRAPGGCPWDRKQTLHDAARYLMDEAGELVEATLAGDTDHAREELGDLLFMISFCTEILGETTGTTMHDVAREGNEKLIRRHPHVFGDAEARDTGHSQELWNAIKAEEKRARGLDPAAESALKDMPAATAPLHQAHNYQKDAAKVGFDWPDLDGVWAKVDEEMAEVREAAAQGDRAHLEHEVGDLLFAVVNLARRLEIQPDMALRRANNRFRDRFHLVEAEFAAAGSDLKDAPLDDLEAAWQRAKRRLAAGAPDDRTD; encoded by the coding sequence ATGTCCGGCCACTTCGAAGCCCTGCTGGCGACCATCCACACCCTGCGTGCGCCCGGCGGCTGCCCCTGGGACCGCAAGCAGACCCTGCACGACGCCGCGCGCTACCTCATGGACGAGGCCGGCGAGCTCGTCGAGGCCACCCTCGCCGGCGACACCGACCACGCCCGGGAGGAGCTGGGCGACCTGCTCTTCATGATCAGCTTCTGCACGGAGATCCTGGGCGAGACGACCGGCACGACCATGCACGACGTGGCGCGCGAGGGGAACGAGAAGCTCATCCGGCGCCACCCCCACGTCTTCGGCGACGCCGAGGCGCGCGACACGGGCCACAGCCAGGAGCTGTGGAACGCGATCAAGGCCGAGGAGAAACGGGCCAGGGGTCTCGACCCGGCGGCCGAGTCGGCCCTGAAGGACATGCCCGCGGCCACGGCGCCCCTGCACCAGGCGCACAACTACCAGAAGGACGCGGCGAAGGTCGGCTTCGACTGGCCCGACCTCGACGGCGTTTGGGCCAAGGTCGACGAGGAGATGGCCGAGGTGCGGGAGGCCGCCGCGCAGGGCGACCGTGCCCATCTCGAACACGAGGTCGGTGATCTGCTCTTCGCCGTGGTGAATCTGGCCCGCCGGCTGGAGATCCAGCCCGACATGGCCCTGCGCCGGGCCAACAACCGCTTCCGCGACCGCTTCCACCTGGTGGAAGCCGAATTCGCGGCCGCGGGGAGCGACCTCAAGGACGCCCCCCTGGACGATCTGGAGGCGGCCTGGCAGCGGGCCAAGCGGCGGCTGGCCGCCGGGGCCCCCGACGACCGAACCGATTGA